Within Xiphias gladius isolate SHS-SW01 ecotype Sanya breed wild chromosome 14, ASM1685928v1, whole genome shotgun sequence, the genomic segment TCCATGTTAATCATGCAGatccctaaaaaacaaaaaagagcttGAGCTCAACATGCCCAATTCCCCACCTGCTGAGTACCCCAGTCTCGCTCGTGCATCAGCGGTACATTGTCAGTTGATAAGAACATTGCCATTGTGGATGGGATAATTCAGGTATGTCAAGATTTTACCTTGTGATACATCTAATATAAATGTCTAAGATGCAGGTGTACTTTGACTTTGTTGTCAGTTGATCAATCAGATGATCGCTTTATTGAGTGATTTTCACTTAACACACTGAGCTGCACAAACTAGTCTGGAAATGATAAATACTTTTCAGCCGGGGGGAAAGTGTAGAAGAGAATGTTGCACCATCATCAcatcagttcagtttttatgtacttttttaaacaaaagtgtGGCACAAAAAGCAAATGTCGACTAAATAAATTGTTCAAAATTCAACCGTAAACATCTGTATTTGACAAGCTTGCACACAAAAATCATTGCTAAAAGTATGATTTTCCGCTTCCAGCTACACTTTAACAACTTCTTATCACTCTGAAAATGAGCTGTTATTGCTTTATGATTGGCTAATTGTCACTCAATTCAGCCTTGACTTTCCACTTACTGTGTAAGTTACAAATTTACATATGGGCTAACATGCtgttgagtttcacatttacaaCAGATATCTTTCCatattcatatgtttttttcttatttcccaTGGTGGTAATTATTTGGGGATGTCTAATGTTTAATGTAAGGCATGGCATGGCACAAGATAAAACATACATGGTGGAAATTAGAAATACAGATTGGTTTGTTCaatcttttaattaatttgacaaaCTGAGGTTTTAGCTCCCTTGTTTTCAAGAATTTCTGGTATAACTTTACCTACTGCCAAAGTGCATGGAAAGGGGAAAACAACTGAAGAGGTCAAAGCTACAACAACACATGCAGTATAAAGACCAACCTTATTATGAGATCAACCAAAAGATTCAGTTTATGGCCTTTATCCAGGCTAAACAGACTGACAGGTTACTCAGTGTCAGGGACAAGGCAGCGTTTATGGGCAGGTCAATATGGACAGAACTCAAAAAGCTAAAACAAGCCAGAAAATAAGTagcatttttcctttaaaatcatCTTGTGAAGTCTTCTGCAGACTTAAGCATGACAAGACCATTTTAATATCCTTTACAGCATACAGTAATACTCTGTTAACTGCGTCACTAAAGTTACTACAGTTACGACTCCATATTATGTAACAGGTTTACTTTTCATGTAAGAGTACTGGCAGAAAAGGTTTGCTAAGTCAGCATATTGTAAAAGTTAGTGAAAGATCAACAGCTCTTTCTATGAGAGATAAGCCATGTTATATTACACTGTCTGCAAAGAATCAGCAAAACAGAATACTGTCATAGTGGTTTAATTAGTAACCGTGCTGGAAATAGCAAATTATATTGAGTTAAAAcacccaaaaagaaaaaaaaatggtatttattaaaagtattttatttaattttggtgTTTTGCAAGATTGTCAAAATGCCTGTAATATGaccatttggaaaaaataaagtggGTGAAAGCTGTTGACCAGTGAATGCTGAGGTAAATTTAACATGTTACACAGAGAAAGGTAATATgcttaaataataataagaataataagaCTAGCTCTTTCTACACAATGAAATAATAACTTAAATGCTGTCTCATCCTTCAGTCTAGGGTTTAAACATTAATGGGCATCGTTTAAAGGTCATCCTACAGCAGCATCTCTAAACTTATAGTCAGCTCCCTGAACATGGCTGATTTTGGAGAGATCCTCCGGAATATTGGAGAGTTTGGATTATTTCAGAAGACCACCCTTTTTGCTCTCTGCTTTCCCAATGTTATTCTTCCTTTTCACTTTGCCAGTGTATTTTTTAGCCAGTCAGATCCAGAGCGACACTGTAACACAGACTGGATCTTCAGAGCTGATCCTAACCTGACCACAGATGAGCAGCTGAACCTGACTCTGCCCCGGGAGGAGGATGGGACCTTCAGCAGGTGTCGGATGTTTGTCCCTGTGGACTGGGACATTGGTGTCATCAGGAAGTATGGACTCAATGAGACAACAGGGTGCCAGAATGGATGGGTGTACTACAACACTCTGTATGAGCACACAATAGTCACTGATGTAAGTGACAGGTCTGTCTCATGGTCATTTAAAATACAACTATTGTTGTATAATTGTCTTTATAATATTCTGCTTTACTAAcaatttggtttaatttttctACAGTTTGATTTAGTTTGTGACCAGGCTAATTTGTTGGAAGTGGCACAAGCAGTGCTGATGGCTGGCATTCTTGTTGGTTGTCTCTTATTTGGACCCTTTGCTGAATCGTAAGTGTGCactaaattgtaaaaaaaatatgcatatcTTGACGCTGTATCATTTTGTTAAGTGAAAGTCCatcacaaaaccacaaaatagagaaaactatttaacaaattttgttttatctttccTAGGTTTGGTCGTAAACGTGCAGCTCAGATTCCAGTCGTTGTGAtgttcatatttacagtaacaacTGGATTATGCCCCAACTTTTACTTATATTTGGCATCCCAGTTCATGGTGGGAATTGGCTATGGAGGTTTTCGACTTAATGGCGTCATATTGGGTACAGTATACTCTTTCAccttacatttgaaaaaacaggGGTTTTTTGGTCAGTTGTCGTTAAGCCAGGtttttaattcttaatttaTAATGCAAACTCAAGCCGTTGTCTTTATCCCAATATAACCACAGTTGTAGATCATTTAATAACAAACTTTTACACTTTCAACTTTGCACAGGCAAAATGTTAGGTTATCATCCATCCAgccattagctataccgcttataCTTGGTGGTTCGACGGGGGGCTGGGGCAAACTCCACACAGGGTTCAAACTTCCACACGAGGTTCTAACCCAGAACCATCTtgctgtgaggcgacagtgctaaccGCTGCACCACTGTGCCGCCCATGTTAAGTTAtcagaaaagtcaaaaatatatcTGAATACATCAATAAACTAGACtagcactcagtagagtgcgtaatcctgctgaaaaataaaccaacaaacaaagaaaccaactagatcattttggaggctgcaggaTCAGTGCTGCGCAATTAGTGAACTCAACGTTTTAACACTGCTACCCTCACTAGTTAGTACCAGAAATACTAGTCAGTTtaactaattattaatattttattaacgTACAACGGCGgttaactgttgcatctaagATGTTACGCAGCCATCCACCACTAGCTAGAGCTGCAGCCCCGACAGACGGCAGCCCCTCTTAACCTTAAAGATGATAGGACTTATTGTAGGACTGTTGCGTTAGACTGTATTAGTGTTATCGTTGTAGtcatttctaagtgctatatgaaggcaagaacctcaagcaagtccagttgcttttgtatagcacttagaaataccatgacccgcatgactgagaatcttcactAGGTGTAACACAGGTGTAGGGCACTACTTTTGATGGTAATCTATTCCCTGTTTTTCCAGTGCAGTAtttccgattttttttttcatcgttGGAGCTATTCAGAGGACTGTTTGGAGCTATCTTAACTTAGAACAGTAGTAGCTAAACACACTAAGCATCAACCTTTTCATTTAACTACGTAGTTGAAGCTAAATTTAAAGTCTTTTTATCAACTATTTTATCAACTGATTGGTGGTAAAGGAGaaaaggttttgatttttttcttaactgattagaaaagtataaaacaaaaaaaaccaacagtatTTATTAATGCATTGAGTTactacctctgccaaggagggtatgttttcacccgtgtctgtctgtcggtttgtttgtatgttaatttgtttatttgtcagcaggattacgcaaaaacaactgaacctatttgcaccaaacttgttggaaggatggggcatgggccagggaagaatccattacattttggtgtagATGCGGTTAAAGGGGCgaatccaggatttttttttatgactttccTTATCATTGCGAGATAGGACATTTTTCGCCCTGGCGGAGTTATGTGCTCCACTAAGTGTCATTatagtttttaactttttacaacattttgtgaattttggGCTCCATAATTCTTGGCAGGAGTATATTCCAAATGGTAGGATAACTAACTTAAGTTTAACTTATTGATTTCCTGTGTCTAGCCACTGAGTGGATCGGGGTATCCAAACGATCATGGGGAGCATGTATGACTCAGGTTTTTGGTGCAGTTGGACAGTGCCTCCTAGCTGGTATGGTCTACTTTATCAGAGACTGGAGACTGGCTCAACTTATCACAGCAGCTCCACTCGGCGTCATTGCTATTTACATATGGTGTGTGTTAACTCTTTTTATTACCCTCTAGTGTTTCAATAGTAATTTACACATTATTTGCAAGTGTCACTGTCCTTATTGTCCTTATTGTATGTTCCTATCAGGTTTATTCCAGAGTCAGCCAGGTGGTTGTtagacagaggaaggagagaagaggctAAACAGCTGATTTTCAAAGTGGCAGCCATCAACAAACGCACTGTTCCAGACCCTCTGCTGAACAAGGTCCTGACTCTTTAcatgacaacttttttttttgccattataTCAAGTCTTGAATGGAATATCCCTGATAGTAGTAAACACACGATGTATATCTATGGTGAAAAAACttttacataaaatttaaatataatgaacATCAGCAGTACATAATGAAGGCCAGTAAAAAATCACTGCTAGAAATGCTACTACCTACCGTACAGTAGGTAAAGATCTTGATTCATCTTCAACACTACAATCTATCGGACTGTACTGGATTGCAGGGAATTATTCAGGATAAAATAGCAGAATTGCTTACATAgttatataacaatataacatTGTTCATCACCTCTCTGACAGTGTGaacaacatgtttttcttttgcaaggGTGTTGGAATACATGATTTGCtaacataaacaaatgttagcattatGTTGTGTCCACCTCCTGTGCATTACAGATTGTTAtgaaagaaactgagaaaaagggAGGCATAATAATTCTTATCCAATCATCTGTGCTTAGGAAGTATTTCTTTACCATTATATTGGCATGGTAagttacattttacaaaataaataaaaactctacAATTTGTATTTAACATTCagttctttctctttgtgtgacTAATCCTTGTTTTCCTCAGGTTCTCATTGAATGTTACCTACTATTGCCTTTCATTCAATGTGGGAAACTTTGGCTTGAACATCTTCCTGACCCAGGCCATGTTTGGTCTTACTGAACTACCAGCTCATATACTTTGCATCTGGCTGTTAGAAGCATTGGGGAGAAAAGTGTCACTGATGTCAACACTTCTGATAGGAGGATTCCTGTGCATCTTAATCCTGGCTGTTCCTCAAAGTAAAGCATTTCACATGTACTCATTCCGATGATGTGTGTAtggtttttgtctgtttttagaCACACTGGTGATGGGGATCTAGGAATGTCAATCTCAGTTGGTTATTCGGTCagcccaccactttggtccacagggaaatatctcagcaactaatagatggattgccatgaaatttagtacagacattcaagTCCCgagaggataaatcctaataactttggtgatcccctggtGATCAAATTCTCAGTTACTTatttgaaatatctcaatatctAATAGGATTGGCAGAAAATCTGGTACAGAAATTTAATGGTTCACAGACGATGTATCCAATTGACTTTGGTCATCCcctgacatttactgtatagtGCTCTCCACACTGATTCAGAAATATCTACCTGAAATGTCTCCGCAACTTCGGTATCGGTTGCCACGACATTTGGTGTAGACATTCATGTTCATGGGATGAACTGTAGTAACATAAGTTTAGAGGCCAGGTTATGCTTGAAACAAATTAGTTGGTACGAAGTGTCATGACgaaaaacctgcaaaacaaataactttcccatcagcctcagttgcaaaatgttagcatgctaacacactaaactaagaagATGAACATGACAAGCATTATACCTACTAAACATCACCATGTTAGCAATGTTAGAGTGCGCATGTTAGCGTGCTGCTGTtagaatttagctcaaagaCTTTTGTTCTACAGTCTGGTTTTACTTCATACTGACACTATTGTTCTGTTTAAGGTAATGCTGTTGCTGTTACCACTTTAGCAACCTCTGGACGTTTTTTCATAAATTGGGCAGGATCCATTTGCAATGTGTATGTTCAGGAGctgtttccaacatcttttcGGTAAGCTGTGTCCCTCCGCCTCACCGTAGTGAATGTAGTGAATAGTGTAGTAAATGTAGTCTTTCAATTTACGTCAGCAATAATGTTAGTTTAGGTATGTGCCTGACACTCAGCGGTGTTATCAGTTACAATTACAGGTCAAATGCTACTGTTGCAAGTCAAAACATAGTGATAGAGTACTTGTTTCTGACTGGTTGCGACATCACTACTGGGCACCAATCTGTTTGCTGTAGCTTTGTTATTTGTTTAGTCATGTTTAGTCAAGGTTAAATATTAGACTTGATTACTAGTCTTGACCTATTTTAGTCAAGGGAGGTACTAAATTTGATCATACAGTATGCCGGTCAGCCGAGCAGCTGACTgacctacatacagtatgatcaCAACAATCCTTTTCTCTGAGCTGACTGTACCTGACACTAGCTCCAGTCTTCACCCACACATTCATTTAGGTGTTAATCGACTTTTGCAATCAGATTGGTCCAATATAAACAGGAAACAATTTCAACTTTTGCTTTAGGAGATTTAATTAATTAGAATGACGCATTTTCAGAGTTCAACAAGTTGTTGCATGATTTCTAAGACCACCAAGAAATACTTTAAGATAACAAGCTGTGCACATCTGAGATCTGTACGTCCCTGTTTCAGACAAACAGCCTCTGGTTTGGGCTCCATTGCAAGCAGAGCGGGTGGCTTGCTGTCTCCGTTGCTCAACATGTTGGCAATATACCATTGGTCCATACCCATCATAGTCTTCAGCAGCCTTACACTGGTCAGTGGAGCTCTCAGCGTCCTGCTTCCTGAGACCAGGAGAAAAGAGCTTCCTGATTCAACCGATGAGGCGGAGGGTAACGGGTAAGCTAGATGCATGCCGATGCCAAATGTTGGTTTTCTATAAGTATCTCCAAATGACAATTGAATCAGTTGACATCcccatttttgtaattttgcttttttgtcgCTAATGTTCTACAGTAGGTACTGtacattctgtttttatttttgaaatgttgaccATACAGTATAAGCTACTATTAATCAATTCCAAAATACTGCATATCATCATATGTGAAAAGACGAACCAAATAACCTCTTCCCCTTGGGATCAAGGACTTCCAAATAGCACTCGTTGTTGTCTCTAGTTTTTtgacaaaaagattaaaaaaaaaaaaaaaatacattgcagAAAAGGTATCATTATAAAAATGGCCCACAATATTTCACTAGTGGATTGAACTAACATACACTTGTCGGTATTCCTTTCTCCCACAGAAATAAGGCTGCTATGAAGACCCAAAATGAATCAAGCATACCTCAACAAAGCAAATCAACCAAACTGTAGTCTGCATACTTCTGGTACTTACTTTCCTACACGTGGTTGCTCTGTCTGTTCAACTTTGGTCCATAGTCAAGCAACTACTACCGCTACATTTGAATGTAATTTGCTCTAGATATTCACTGTCCTCAGATAATAAAACACTAACGTTTTGGTGACTCTATTCCTTGTTGTTTCACCCTAAAAATTTTAGGTAATTGTTTTATCTCATGCTTACATTTTACCTTGAACTAATACAGTAGCgtgttaaataaattattaattgttaaatattttgtgaCCTCTACTTTCTGCTGAAAATATGGTTACCAAAGTTCTCAATAAAGTGTTCACAGTGGtgtctgtggattttttttttttaaatgacaatcaAGTTGTGCAAAACAGTCCCTGCTTGCAACTGCATTACACTGGTGAATTGGGCTGCCCATCTCAAGAATATTATTTACTTTGATTGAAGTAAggagttttttcatttttctacaacGATTCTTTACAATGAATACAGTTACAATGATAATTTCATGGTCCAATGtgcaaatatgtatatatatatatgtatatatatatatactaccTCTGTATTAACGTGAAATTTGAAATGCAGGACTGTGGTACTTCCCTCCCAAGATGACAACACAAAATATCACTCAGTTGATAATCACCAAATATGTGTTAACACTAGTAAAAGCTTACTTCAAGCTCTGAAAGGACCAAAAACGACTTGAAATATTCTAAGTACTATTGGCATAGCACCACCTACTGGTTTGTTGATATAACTACACAAGTAAATATAGATTACAGAGCATTCAGCAACCCCAGATCTGCCTGTTAGGGTAAGCGCATCTACAGAGgtgctgattttaaaatttttcatttatgcttGATAGTTTATTAATTTGAATGGGACCAAGAGCAATATTAAACATAATTCTTCAAATGCAATCTATTTAATCTTAAGGTTTGCACATGTTCAGTAAACACAGACTTTAGCTGAGATGGTGAAGCCATATGGGATGGCAATCTGGTTAAACCAAACTTTTATCTAGGggatgtgggaaaaaaaaggttaaactTAACTAAATCACAAACTAAAAATCACAATCACAAGCTAATgcttgtatttatttcactctatacagtatgttacagcCAACACATGCCAGATTTTATTCATAACCATTAGAATTTGGATAGCTAGGATGACcatgttttaaaatttatacCCATTTGTGATTAGAATGGTTTACTCCAAATAAATAGTCTTCTAAAGTGGATATGTTATAAATTTGCTGGCGAGTCAAAGGTTTTAAGATAAAATTCTGGACTCCAGTCTAACTGAGAATAAAAACATCCATGATAAGCAACTTATTCTTATAGAAAAAGCATCAGCCTTAAGATAATAACGTTTTAGTGCTCTTCAGGTGAAAATTGAATGAAACAAATCCGTCACCTGTTCACTAAAGTATAATTTAGTTCAGTTAAAAATTAATGGGCATTGTTTAAACCTGTGATCCAGTCTTTTTAAACCTACACAAAGTAGGACAGCTGACATCAATATGGCCGATTTTGGAGAGATCCTTAGGAACATTGGAGAGTCAGGATTATTCCAGCAGATCACTCTGATCGCCCTTTGCTTTCCAAAGtttattcagtcttttatttttacactttcttTTTGTCCAGTCAGATCCAGAGCAACATTGTAACACGGACTGGACACTCAGAGCTGATCCTAACCTGACCACAGATGAGCAGATGAACCTGACTCTGCCCCAGGAGGTGGATGGGACCTTCAGCAGGCGTCGGATGTTTGTCCCTGTGGACTGGGACATTGGTGTCATCAGGAAGTATGGACTCAATGAGACAACAGGGTGCAAGAATGGATGGGTGTACTGCAACACTCTATAAGACTACACAATAGTCACTGATGTAAGTAATGTGATGAGTGTGGACAAGAACCCAAATTACCTTCATGAAATCCTATCTTCATTAttcatttccttctttcttttaacAGTTTGATCTAGTTAGTGATGTTTTCTTATTGCTTCTCTAATATTCAGACCTTTTGATGAAATCATAAGTGTAATTGCGTGCAGTTATAAATTGTCTTTCTGGTCCATGATGTTAAGAAGAATTTATATATGactaacatttattaaatttataatcAACAACTGTATCTTGATGTTGTGAAAAAAGGGAAGTAACATTTAACCACATACGAAGCTTAAACGAATAAGTactcattttacaaatataaatatttttcaaagatgtaatttatgaaaatgtaaaaaaaatctataatcaACACTAAGCCGACTTCATaatataaactaaatatttttaagtcATCAAATTCCCAACAGGTTAGTTAACTATAAATAAACTATATactatttttaatgtgaaaccaAGAGAAGAACACAAACTATACACATTTTTGTATACTTGGGAGGATATTTAAGTAACTTAAATTAATTCTCTACCCTACCCCTAACTGCTACATGCCTAACCCCCAACCCTGGCCCAGCTTCCGTTTATTCATAACCGTAACCTTAATTCTAAAACCAAAGATTACCCTATAATAGTTGCTAATCCTTTTGGGGACTGGTGACAGGTGGGTCCCCAAAAGGTGGCTATGTGGACAGGCCTAGTTATACAGAGATTAGTTAGTTTCGATTTGGTGCACATAAAGCCAGTGCCCATTTCTAGCGTGCTTTCATACTCTCTTTATGTCCGTACTAAAGAAAACACTGCTCAATAAATGAACCCACCATGTACTTACTTACTGTCGTAGCCTAGATGAGGttggatgttttatttaaatggagctacttctgtttttctcctcattaGCACCACAagatcttttcattttgtgtgttgaCCACAACAGAAACTATCCTTTTTGCTGTATCATTTTGTTCATCTCTGTCTGTTGCAGGTTCGGTTGTGAACGAGCAATTCAAATAACAGTAGTTACAAGGTTCGTATCTATTGTAACAACTCAGTTATGCCCCagtattaatttatatttagcATCCCAGTTCATGGTGGGACTTGGAGCTGGAGCCTATAGAGTCAACGGTCTTAGACTGTGTATGTTCTGTATGCTAAATTCTTAAACTCCATTTACATATTCTTGAGGCAGGTATCATTTTGTTTAACATGTGCCACAGAATTTTATCAGAAACTTCAGGTTATCTAAATGAACTTACATGGGACTATTGGCAGTTAAACTTAATAAAGACACTGGTGTAATAGCAAATTAATAGCAGGGATATTGTATTATGACGTTCTTGCAAATCATTGTGATTTAATGTGATCCACAGAAGTAAAACTTATGTGAAATATATCAGGACTGAAAACTGTTATCCATCAGTTGGTTTTTATAGCTGTTTTAATGTACTTTAATGTTACTATAAattttttatgtgattatacTGGAGCGTCTTTCCAATTATTCTTATcacatatgtttttgtttgtggaaaaaaaaaaaacaatcctgaTGAAAACTGGCAAGTTTACAATTaacaaatttaatatttttcctaTTGCAGCCACTGAGTGGATTGGGGTTTCCAGAAGATCATGGCGAGCATGTGTGACTCAGCTATTTGGTGCAGTAGGACAGTGCGTTCTCGCCATCAGTGACTGGAGACTGGCACAGCAGTTCCACTTACAGTAGTTCTTATCTACATATGGTGTGTATTTTACtctgtttatttccttttattattttatttacagaccATCTGAAGTGTTACAGTCCTTTTTCCTATCAGGGTTTATTCCACTGTCTGCCAGGTATTTGTTGGACAGAGGAAGCTAAACAGCTGATTTTCAAAGTGGCAGCC encodes:
- the LOC120799223 gene encoding solute carrier family 22 member 13-like, with the translated sequence MADFGEILRNIGEFGLFQKTTLFALCFPNVILPFHFASVFFSQSDPERHCNTDWIFRADPNLTTDEQLNLTLPREEDGTFSRCRMFVPVDWDIGVIRKYGLNETTGCQNGWVYYNTLYEHTIVTDFDLVCDQANLLEVAQAVLMAGILVGCLLFGPFAESFGRKRAAQIPVVVMFIFTVTTGLCPNFYLYLASQFMVGIGYGGFRLNGVILATEWIGVSKRSWGACMTQVFGAVGQCLLAGMVYFIRDWRLAQLITAAPLGVIAIYIWFIPESARWLLDRGRREEAKQLIFKVAAINKRTVPDPLLNKIVMKETEKKGGIIILIQSSVLRKYFFTIILAWFSLNVTYYCLSFNVGNFGLNIFLTQAMFGLTELPAHILCIWLLEALGRKVSLMSTLLIGGFLCILILAVPQSNAVAVTTLATSGRFFINWAGSICNVYVQELFPTSFRQTASGLGSIASRAGGLLSPLLNMLAIYHWSIPIIVFSSLTLVSGALSVLLPETRRKELPDSTDEAEGNGNKAAMKTQNESSIPQQSKSTKL